A genome region from Candidatus Neomarinimicrobiota bacterium includes the following:
- a CDS encoding putative zinc-binding protein, which translates to MTKKTKHTELPLIYSCSGVSNVAQLANAAAVDLDRAGEAEMSCIAGVGGDIPSLVRKAQSGRHIIAVDGCPLACVKHSLTRHDVEPDRHLLLSDYGFRKHRKGNVHQDDIEYVKQLIRDEHTPVQEYTENVPSEKITN; encoded by the coding sequence ATGACGAAAAAAACAAAACACACCGAACTTCCACTCATCTATTCTTGCTCCGGTGTCTCCAATGTTGCTCAGTTGGCGAATGCTGCCGCCGTAGATTTGGACCGGGCAGGTGAAGCCGAAATGTCCTGCATTGCCGGTGTAGGCGGTGACATCCCGTCGCTGGTTCGCAAAGCGCAATCCGGGAGGCATATCATCGCCGTCGACGGTTGTCCGCTTGCCTGTGTCAAACACAGCCTGACGCGGCATGATGTTGAGCCTGACCGGCACCTGCTGCTCAGCGATTACGGATTCCGGAAACACCGAAAGGGAAATGTTCACCAGGATGATATTGAGTATGTGAAACAGTTGATTCGGGATGAACACACACCGGTCCAGGAATACACCGAAAATGTCCCGAGCGAAAAAATCACGAACTAG
- a CDS encoding peptidylprolyl isomerase, translated as MMSVSNGDTVKVEYTGKLQDGSVFDSSEGGDPLEFTVGEGQLIPGFEEAVDGMELNDEKTVTIEADEAYGQKNDDFIQEFPKDSLPDEIPAEKGQQLQLQTQDGQAIPGIITNVGDENIIVDMNHPLAGKDLTFDIKVVEID; from the coding sequence ATTATGAGCGTAAGTAATGGCGATACTGTAAAGGTTGAATATACGGGAAAACTGCAGGATGGCAGTGTGTTCGATTCATCGGAAGGCGGAGACCCGTTAGAATTTACCGTGGGTGAAGGTCAGTTGATCCCGGGCTTTGAAGAGGCCGTTGACGGAATGGAATTAAACGATGAAAAGACCGTGACCATTGAGGCTGATGAAGCGTATGGACAGAAAAATGATGATTTTATTCAGGAATTTCCCAAAGATTCTCTCCCGGATGAAATCCCCGCAGAAAAAGGCCAGCAGCTTCAGCTGCAGACGCAGGACGGCCAAGCTATCCCCGGAATCATTACCAACGTCGGTGATGAAAACATTATAGTGGATATGAATCACCCGCTGGCGGGAAAAGACCTGACATTTGACATCAAGGTCGTAGAAATCGACTAA
- a CDS encoding response regulator, giving the protein MAADKILIVEDEYIVAMDIRSRLKSLGYEVVGTVASGEEAVETAVGSRPDLVLMDIMLDGEMDGIMAAEQIQQQSGIPIVFLTAYSEQDTLQRAKNTEPYGYILKPFQERELHANIEIALHKYRLEQKVREQEERLKLAIEGVGGGIWDIEFNSNDYYDFQQHNIFISDEIKEILHYSLSSTPNSLAEVFQYLHSEDLDRLLSNFDKHLKSRTELLTSEFRVIRNGEELGWFSINARSHRNKDGDIDRLTGVVWDVTERQEAGLRLERVNRLLRAIRNVNQLIVREDNPKRLIEFSCDTMVETMGFAAAWLVLFEPITVTDDHQIALTSDLLSVKEYAQRNVDEGFTEFLKEIEQGVLFPCTSGCLTSPNLTVITEKSEICERCPIHKTHPDGDVMGARIGYGDTVYGVLSVVLSEEYQDDPEEQDLFREMASDIGFAMYDIQLEKQHQAAIDRAEQAREQLEFVTDNLPIMLAYVNSSGEFVLANQNCEILFGLSKGELVGKRPSALGENRLSDKFSSAFRKVSAGETVEIKDVVQTQTGGVRHLQISFIPEPGETGGYFILGQDITERVEMEKERKRLQDQLMQSQKMEALGTLAGGIAHDFNNILTPLIGFTELSIRQISEESEVFENLQHVLASGHRAKDLVQQILTFGQRSEHTHKPLDMRDVLGETINLVRASLPATIRIDTEIPDESGMVMGDQTQIHQIIMNLCTNAKHAMREKGGILSVELQQVTLDDSNFEHVPELLPGEYLELSVSDTGTGMPESVRNRVFEPYFTTKSKGEGSGLGLSVAHGIVREHGGHIEVSSKLDKGSTFRIYLPLVSKESTTDHGGDQTDEIPRGTGSILIIDDEPYVVDWQKQALELLGYSITGMTDPAKALQTFREAPDRFDLVISDVTMPGMTGDILAEKIKSIRPDIPLILSTGYSEKVNFSNATDYFADKYLMKPVDWKQLALVVKDLITKDNP; this is encoded by the coding sequence ATGGCCGCAGACAAAATCCTCATTGTGGAAGATGAGTACATTGTGGCGATGGATATTCGGAGCCGGCTGAAATCGCTGGGATACGAGGTGGTTGGTACGGTGGCCTCCGGAGAGGAGGCGGTGGAAACTGCTGTGGGGTCCCGACCGGATCTGGTATTGATGGATATCATGCTGGACGGTGAGATGGACGGCATTATGGCGGCCGAGCAGATTCAGCAGCAGAGTGGAATCCCTATCGTCTTTTTAACAGCGTATTCCGAACAAGACACCCTGCAGCGCGCAAAAAATACGGAGCCGTACGGATACATTCTGAAACCATTTCAGGAGAGGGAACTCCACGCCAATATTGAAATTGCACTTCACAAATATAGGCTGGAACAGAAAGTTCGGGAACAGGAAGAACGGCTAAAACTTGCCATAGAAGGCGTTGGCGGGGGCATTTGGGATATCGAGTTCAATTCCAATGACTATTACGACTTTCAACAGCACAATATTTTTATTTCCGACGAAATAAAGGAGATTTTACACTATTCCCTGTCGTCAACACCGAATTCCCTGGCCGAGGTTTTCCAATACCTCCACTCAGAGGACCTGGACAGACTGCTTTCAAATTTTGATAAACATCTGAAGAGCAGAACAGAACTTTTGACGTCAGAATTCCGGGTGATTAGAAATGGGGAGGAACTAGGCTGGTTTTCCATCAATGCCAGAAGTCACCGGAATAAAGACGGTGATATTGACCGATTAACCGGGGTAGTTTGGGATGTAACTGAAAGGCAAGAGGCGGGATTACGGCTGGAACGGGTAAACCGGTTGCTCCGAGCTATCCGGAACGTGAACCAACTTATAGTACGGGAAGACAATCCGAAGCGCCTGATCGAATTCAGCTGCGACACCATGGTTGAAACCATGGGATTTGCCGCCGCCTGGCTGGTCTTGTTCGAGCCCATCACCGTGACTGATGATCACCAGATTGCGCTGACCTCAGACCTTCTCTCAGTGAAAGAGTATGCGCAGCGGAATGTTGATGAAGGCTTTACGGAGTTTCTCAAAGAAATTGAACAAGGGGTGCTGTTCCCGTGCACCTCGGGTTGTTTGACGTCGCCGAACCTGACAGTCATCACGGAAAAGAGTGAAATCTGCGAACGATGTCCAATCCATAAAACACATCCGGATGGGGATGTAATGGGGGCCAGAATCGGATACGGGGATACAGTTTATGGAGTCCTCTCTGTGGTTCTCTCAGAGGAATATCAAGATGATCCCGAAGAGCAGGACCTGTTCCGGGAAATGGCCAGTGACATTGGCTTTGCAATGTATGATATTCAGTTGGAAAAGCAGCATCAGGCAGCCATCGACAGGGCAGAACAAGCCCGGGAACAGTTGGAATTTGTCACGGACAATCTCCCGATTATGCTGGCGTATGTAAACTCAAGCGGAGAGTTCGTCCTGGCAAATCAAAATTGTGAAATTCTCTTTGGGCTGTCCAAGGGAGAATTAGTCGGGAAGCGTCCATCCGCTCTGGGCGAGAACAGACTATCGGATAAATTCAGTTCCGCTTTCCGCAAGGTGTCCGCCGGAGAAACGGTCGAAATCAAGGACGTTGTTCAGACTCAAACGGGGGGTGTGCGGCACCTGCAAATCAGTTTTATCCCGGAACCCGGAGAGACCGGCGGATATTTTATTCTGGGCCAGGATATTACCGAACGAGTGGAAATGGAAAAAGAGCGGAAACGGCTTCAGGATCAACTGATGCAGTCTCAAAAGATGGAAGCACTGGGGACCCTGGCAGGTGGGATTGCACATGATTTTAATAATATCCTGACTCCGCTGATTGGATTCACCGAGCTATCCATCCGCCAGATTTCGGAAGAATCCGAAGTATTCGAAAACCTGCAACATGTCCTGGCATCCGGACACCGGGCAAAGGATTTGGTACAGCAAATTCTCACTTTTGGTCAGCGGTCCGAGCACACGCACAAACCGCTTGATATGCGGGACGTACTCGGGGAAACCATCAATCTGGTCCGGGCTTCTTTACCGGCCACGATACGCATCGATACAGAGATTCCGGATGAGTCCGGAATGGTAATGGGCGACCAGACACAAATACATCAAATTATCATGAACCTCTGTACCAACGCCAAGCATGCCATGCGGGAAAAAGGCGGGATCCTCAGTGTCGAGTTGCAGCAAGTAACGTTAGACGATAGTAATTTCGAGCATGTGCCGGAACTGTTACCCGGAGAATACCTGGAACTTTCCGTGAGTGATACGGGGACGGGTATGCCGGAGTCGGTGCGGAACCGGGTATTCGAGCCATATTTTACCACCAAGAGCAAGGGCGAAGGGTCCGGCTTGGGGCTTTCCGTGGCGCACGGGATTGTCCGGGAACACGGAGGCCATATCGAAGTCTCAAGTAAGCTAGACAAAGGATCAACATTTCGGATATACCTGCCGCTGGTTTCCAAAGAGTCAACCACGGACCACGGCGGAGACCAGACCGATGAAATACCCCGTGGTACCGGATCGATTCTAATTATCGATGATGAACCGTATGTCGTGGATTGGCAAAAGCAGGCACTGGAGCTTCTGGGATATTCTATCACCGGGATGACTGATCCGGCAAAAGCTCTCCAAACCTTCCGGGAAGCGCCTGACCGGTTCGACCTGGTGATTTCCGACGTGACCATGCCTGGAATGACCGGAGATATTCTAGCCGAAAAGATCAAATCAATCCGGCCGGATATCCCGCTCATTCTTTCCACCGGGTACAGCGAAAAAGTGAATTTCAGCAATGCGACTGATTATTTCGCAGATAAATATCTCATGAAACCCGTGGACTGGAAACAGCTCGCTCTCGTAGTGAAAGACTTGATCACAAAAGATAATCCATAG
- a CDS encoding PAS domain S-box protein, with the protein MNFYALLSLVSAVVTFVFGNFVYYKEPHKKINRLYFIFASLGAFVALCEFMVRSAESYSVANFWDHLATPWLLFPPILLHLILLLRDQEKKYIPVLAHVFIYVPAVVFMILNGFTNLVISDVTPTYWGWTHVPADSLLGYLVSVWVSGLGFVTLWFGVRYYRDHPESEVKRQLRYILAGAAFPVFIGFLTEGVFKHLRLEIPGMSTPAFMIGSILIGYGIWKHRMVVLTPATAAREIFATMADSLLISNVNGIIVMANKSALTLLGYKESELVGQPISTIFHKELVTRFGTISPKTKGETVTGGIEAEVIAKSGNRIPVALTISGIQDPFSDEYGEVYGIRDLTEYKRNKRALETAYAELEKRVEERTAELQHMNTQLREEISVRKKVELALRDSENDYRELFENAHDAIIIFNPDHEKVLDVNERGCELYGIPRGDFINMSLEEISLDVDMGKYHIKKTLAKGYNHSFETRHRRQDGSIMDVEINASVTQFRDQWAILSINRDITERKKTEEILRRTQFAVDNARDAIYWIGKDAEIVYVNDAACEELQYSREELLAMTVFDIDPVFPRDEWYEHWQRSVDLGSYMIETVHRTRDGTDIPVEIAINIMEFDGQTYHCDFSRNLTRRKQAQEELVKSERQLKESQKIARIGHYTVNLHTGWWEGSDTVYEILGISTDYQRDLKGSFQLIHPDDRANISAYLLDESNYTENGFNREFRVCRPKDGKTCWVHLLGRMEFDEDGELARIIGTLQDITDRRKAEDALRLSEARLTEAQRIARVGNWDLDLRTNKIFWSAEVYRIFDLEPGDGMVTQEFFLSFIPAEERAVMLGEVERAIATGSEYKNDYAIILKDGRKRHVHAEGKVGFDGDSNPARVYGTIQDVTEVRRIERELKNSLQEKEVLLKEIHHRVKNNMQVISSLLNLQARDIQSEETLRMFRESENRIRSMALIHEQLYQASDLASINFGEYIPTLSRTLFSSYSQSAERVKLSLDVEQIMLGIDTAIPCGLIINELVSNALKYAFPEDQQGEILIGFHKEKLRDTKGDDDRRVRYILNVSDNGIGYSDDIKSMEANSLGLQLVKSLVQQLKGTIQVENGHGLRFQIEFQDIDRSTFT; encoded by the coding sequence TTGAATTTTTATGCCTTATTATCGCTGGTATCAGCCGTTGTCACCTTTGTCTTCGGAAACTTTGTTTATTACAAAGAACCCCATAAAAAAATCAATCGGCTTTACTTTATCTTTGCTTCGCTGGGAGCTTTTGTCGCCCTGTGTGAGTTTATGGTCCGCAGTGCCGAATCCTATTCCGTAGCGAATTTTTGGGATCATTTGGCAACGCCATGGTTACTGTTCCCCCCGATATTATTGCATTTGATCTTATTACTCCGGGATCAGGAGAAGAAATATATTCCTGTGTTGGCCCATGTCTTCATTTATGTACCCGCTGTTGTATTTATGATTTTAAATGGGTTTACCAACCTGGTTATCTCCGATGTCACCCCGACATATTGGGGCTGGACGCACGTTCCGGCTGACTCTCTACTTGGCTACCTTGTCTCGGTATGGGTGTCCGGGCTGGGTTTTGTTACGTTGTGGTTTGGTGTCCGGTATTATCGGGATCATCCGGAATCCGAGGTAAAGAGGCAGCTCCGCTATATCCTCGCCGGGGCAGCGTTTCCGGTTTTTATCGGGTTCCTGACAGAAGGGGTTTTTAAACATCTGCGCCTGGAAATCCCAGGGATGTCAACCCCTGCATTTATGATAGGCAGCATATTGATCGGCTATGGCATCTGGAAACACCGGATGGTGGTTTTAACGCCGGCCACTGCTGCCCGGGAAATATTTGCAACCATGGCGGACTCCCTTCTCATCTCGAACGTAAACGGGATTATCGTGATGGCGAACAAGAGTGCGTTGACACTCCTGGGATATAAGGAATCGGAGCTGGTGGGACAGCCTATCTCCACAATTTTTCACAAAGAATTAGTTACCCGGTTTGGCACCATATCACCCAAAACTAAGGGGGAGACCGTAACCGGTGGAATAGAGGCTGAAGTGATTGCGAAGTCAGGTAATCGCATACCGGTGGCGCTCACCATCTCCGGGATACAGGATCCGTTTAGTGATGAGTACGGCGAAGTGTATGGTATTCGGGATTTAACCGAATATAAACGGAATAAAAGGGCGCTGGAAACGGCATATGCAGAGTTGGAAAAGCGAGTGGAGGAACGGACGGCGGAACTGCAGCATATGAATACGCAGCTTCGGGAGGAAATTTCTGTACGCAAGAAGGTTGAACTGGCTCTGCGAGACTCGGAGAATGACTACCGGGAACTATTCGAAAATGCTCATGATGCCATAATAATTTTCAATCCGGACCATGAGAAAGTGCTGGACGTCAACGAACGCGGATGTGAATTATACGGAATTCCCAGGGGAGATTTTATCAACATGTCCCTTGAGGAGATCTCCCTGGATGTGGACATGGGCAAGTATCACATCAAGAAGACCCTGGCTAAAGGATACAATCATTCCTTTGAAACACGGCACCGACGGCAAGATGGTTCGATCATGGACGTGGAAATTAACGCCTCGGTAACTCAATTCCGCGATCAATGGGCGATCCTCAGTATCAACAGAGATATTACCGAACGAAAAAAAACAGAGGAGATCTTGCGCCGGACACAATTCGCCGTGGATAATGCCCGGGACGCCATTTATTGGATTGGAAAAGATGCAGAGATCGTCTATGTCAACGATGCAGCCTGTGAGGAATTGCAGTATTCCCGGGAAGAACTGCTTGCAATGACCGTGTTCGATATTGATCCGGTGTTTCCCAGGGATGAATGGTACGAGCACTGGCAGCGCTCGGTCGATTTGGGGTCCTATATGATCGAAACAGTTCACCGCACCAGGGATGGCACGGATATTCCAGTTGAGATCGCCATTAATATCATGGAGTTCGATGGACAAACCTATCATTGTGATTTTTCCAGAAATTTGACAAGACGAAAACAGGCCCAGGAAGAACTGGTGAAGAGCGAGCGGCAGTTAAAAGAATCCCAGAAAATTGCCCGTATCGGGCACTATACAGTGAATTTACATACCGGTTGGTGGGAAGGGTCGGATACGGTGTACGAGATTCTGGGAATTTCGACTGATTATCAACGGGATTTAAAAGGAAGCTTCCAGTTAATCCATCCGGATGACCGAGCAAATATATCTGCTTACTTACTGGATGAATCCAATTATACGGAAAACGGATTTAACCGCGAGTTCAGAGTTTGTCGCCCCAAAGATGGGAAAACTTGCTGGGTCCATCTGCTGGGTCGAATGGAGTTCGATGAGGATGGGGAACTCGCCCGGATAATCGGGACGCTCCAGGATATTACCGATCGCAGGAAGGCTGAGGATGCCCTGAGGCTAAGTGAAGCCCGCCTGACCGAGGCGCAGCGGATTGCCAGAGTTGGAAACTGGGATCTCGATCTAAGGACAAATAAGATTTTCTGGTCGGCCGAAGTCTACCGCATTTTTGATCTTGAACCAGGCGATGGGATGGTAACACAGGAATTCTTTTTGTCCTTTATCCCGGCGGAGGAAAGGGCCGTAATGCTTGGGGAGGTTGAGCGTGCCATTGCTACGGGATCGGAATATAAAAATGATTATGCCATTATCCTGAAAGATGGACGGAAACGGCATGTCCACGCGGAGGGAAAGGTTGGTTTTGATGGGGATTCGAATCCCGCCCGGGTGTACGGAACGATTCAGGATGTCACGGAGGTCCGGCGGATTGAGCGGGAACTAAAGAATTCCCTGCAGGAAAAAGAAGTACTGCTCAAAGAAATTCATCACCGGGTGAAAAATAATATGCAGGTGATATCGAGCCTCCTGAATCTCCAGGCCAGAGATATTCAAAGCGAGGAGACTTTGCGGATGTTCCGGGAAAGTGAAAACCGGATACGGTCTATGGCGCTTATCCACGAACAGTTGTACCAGGCCTCGGACCTCGCCAGTATTAATTTTGGCGAATACATACCGACCTTGTCCCGGACGTTGTTTAGTTCCTATAGTCAGTCAGCAGAGCGCGTGAAATTGTCGCTGGATGTAGAACAAATTATGCTGGGAATCGATACGGCAATTCCGTGCGGACTAATTATCAATGAATTGGTCTCCAATGCGCTAAAATATGCTTTCCCCGAGGACCAACAGGGGGAGATTCTGATCGGATTTCACAAAGAAAAATTGCGGGACACAAAGGGGGATGATGATCGCAGAGTGCGATATATTTTGAATGTCTCCGATAATGGTATCGGCTATTCTGACGATATAAAATCAATGGAGGCTAATTCGCTGGGATTGCAGTTGGTCAAGAGTTTGGTACAGCAGCTGAAGGGAACCATACAGGTGGAGAATGGGCACGGTTTGCGCTTTCAGATTGAATTCCAGGATATTGACCGGAGTACCTTCACCTGA